The Candidatus Edwardsbacteria bacterium region CTCCGGCGGCCCTTTGGGATGCTGCTGCCCGGTCATTTTTTTGCTTCCTTTCCCAGCTGGAACCCTATCTCCAGAGCTTTCTTATTCTTTTCCTCGGTTCCCTTGGGAATGCGGGAAAGCAAAGATTTCTCCAAAGCCTCCCGGCTGACCACCCCGGTGATCTGGGCGATGGCCGCCAGGGCGATGACGTTGGCGATGATCTCCAGCCCCACCTCCTCGCGGGCCTTCAGGCTCAGGGGCAGGCTGATCACTCCGGGCTTGTCGGCATTCTTGACGTACCAGGAATCCACGATGGCCACGGCGTCGGGGTTGAGGTCGCTGCTGTATTTATCCCAGGCCTCCTGGGTCATGGCCAGCAGGATGTCGATGGCGGTGGCCTTGGGGTAGAATATCTGCTTGTCGGAGATTATCACCTCGGCCTTGCTGGCCCCGCCCCTGGCCTCCGGGCCGTAGCTCTGGGACTGGACCACGTTCTTGCCGTCGTGCACCCCGGCCGCCTCGGCCAGGATGATCCCGGCGGTTATCATCCCCTGGCCGCCGGACCCGGATAATCTGATCTCGTATCTTTCTTTCATCTATCCTATCCTCGTATTAGATCACAGTTGTGGCAATTCACGCGTCCGACGTAGTTTGTCAGAAGGAACGCAGTTGGATGAACTGCCCTTACATTGATTGGGGCCCGGTCCCCGTACCCTTACCCTCTGATCCCTGGCATCTGTTCCCTGTTCCCTACTTCCCCTGGGCCTTGTGTATGATCCGGTCGTAGATCTCGGTGTAGGGAACGGTCTCCTGATCGTGGAAGATCCCGGTGATGATCTTGCCGGCCGTCTGCTCCACCGGAAGTTTTTCGGCGGCCTTGATATTGATGGTATTGGCCTTCTGCCACTGCAGCATCTTGACCGCGTTGCCCTCCTTGTTCAGCCGGCCATAGAGGGTGGGACAGGGGCTGATGGCCTCCACCAGCGAAAAGCCCTTCCTGGTCAGGGCGGTCTCGATCAGCTTTTCCAGCTCCAGGGCGTTGTAGGCCACTCCCCGGGCGGTGAAGGCCGCGCCGGCCGCCTTGGCCAGGGCGCAGGGATCGAAATCCCGCTCGGCCGTGCCGTAGGGCGCGGTGGAGGCCCGCTTGCCGATGGGGGTGGTGGGCGAGTACTGCCCGCCGGTCATCCCGTAGATGTTGTTGTTCATCAGGATCACGGTCAGGTCGGCGTTGCGGCGGCAGGCATGGATGAAGTGGTTGCCGCCGATGGCCAGGGCGTCGCCGTCCCCGGTGATCACGATCACATGCAGTTTGGGGTTGTGGAGCTTGACCCCGGTGGCAAAGGCCAGGGCCCGGCCGTGGGCGGTGTGCAGGCTGTTGAAATCCACGTACACCGGCATCCGGGAGGAGCATCCGATGCCGGAGACCATCACCATCTCGTCCCGGGACCAGCCCAGCTTCTGAACCGCCCGGATGATGGCCCCCTGGACGATGCCGTGGCCGCAGCCCGGACACCAGACATGAGGGAACTTTTTGCCGGGGCGGAGCATTTCGTATGACGGGTGCATTCTCATTTCGACACCTCCGCAATGGCGTTCAGCACTTCGTTGGGGGTCAGCATCTCGCCGTCGTAGCGCTGGACAGGGACCACCCTGGTGTGGGTCTGGTTAAGGCGCTGGATCTCGCCCAGTAGCTGCCCCTGGCTGATCTCGGCCACGATCATGGTCTTGACCCGGCGCAGGACCTCTTCCAGGGCCTGGTCCGGGAAGGGCCAGATGGTGGTGGGCCTGACCAGCCCGGCTTTGATCCCTTTGGCCCGGGCCTCCCTGATGGCCTGCTGGGCGCTGCGGGCCGCCCCGCCGTAGGCGAATACCGCGATCTCGGCGTCATCCATGAATTCCTGGTCCACTTCCAGCAGCTCGGGCCGGTGGCCCTCGATCTTCTCCTTCAGGCGGTCCATC contains the following coding sequences:
- a CDS encoding 2-oxoacid:acceptor oxidoreductase family protein, whose product is MKERYEIRLSGSGGQGMITAGIILAEAAGVHDGKNVVQSQSYGPEARGGASKAEVIISDKQIFYPKATAIDILLAMTQEAWDKYSSDLNPDAVAIVDSWYVKNADKPGVISLPLSLKAREEVGLEIIANVIALAAIAQITGVVSREALEKSLLSRIPKGTEEKNKKALEIGFQLGKEAKK
- a CDS encoding 2-oxoacid:ferredoxin oxidoreductase subunit beta, which gives rise to MHPSYEMLRPGKKFPHVWCPGCGHGIVQGAIIRAVQKLGWSRDEMVMVSGIGCSSRMPVYVDFNSLHTAHGRALAFATGVKLHNPKLHVIVITGDGDALAIGGNHFIHACRRNADLTVILMNNNIYGMTGGQYSPTTPIGKRASTAPYGTAERDFDPCALAKAAGAAFTARGVAYNALELEKLIETALTRKGFSLVEAISPCPTLYGRLNKEGNAVKMLQWQKANTINIKAAEKLPVEQTAGKIITGIFHDQETVPYTEIYDRIIHKAQGK